A region from the Motacilla alba alba isolate MOTALB_02 unplaced genomic scaffold, Motacilla_alba_V1.0_pri HiC_scaffold_263, whole genome shotgun sequence genome encodes:
- the LOC119696237 gene encoding uncharacterized protein LOC119696237 — MIAERGRRAECSRVQPSAAECSRVQPSVAECSRVQPAAAECSPRAGGSPGWPRAAEFPLKADRPRLSPNRARFSPGAETRPVQTKSRNETTSRREPTQVGAASTMRGRPAPAGQGAVAGALPARRRPCAPEEPPEEPPEEPLSCREPRSVRRRERGERYWKAVSVLLTSRHARDTWLGAQQPDSSLSRVSLVQVTNYRVTWKPRNKGKKLDGEERLQSFLQRAASTKSEEAAQDRTQESERFSWV, encoded by the exons ATGATTGCCGAGCGCGGCCGGagagccgagtgcagccgagtgcagccgagtgctgccgagtgcagccgagtgcagccgagtgtagccgagtgcagccgagtgcagccCGCCGCAGCCGAGTGCAGCCCGAGAGCCGGCGGGAGCCCCGGGTGGCCGCGCGCAGCCGAGTTTCCCCTCAAAGCCGATCGTCCCCGACTTTCGCCGAACCGAGCCCGCTTCAGCCCAGGAGCCGAAACGAGACCGGTTCAGACCAAAAGCCGAAATGAAACGACTTCACGCCGAGAGCCGACCCAGGTGGGAGCCGCGAGCACCATGAGGGGCCGGCCGGCTCCTGCCGGGCAGGGCGCAGTGGCCGGGGCTCTCCCGGCGCGGCGCCGCCCCTGCGCGCCCGAGGAGCCGCCGGAGGAGCCGCCGGAGGAGCCGCTTTCCTGCCGGGAGCCGCGCTCCGTCCGGCGCCGGGAGCGCGGGGAGCGATATTGGAAAG CTGTTTCTGTACTCCTGACTTCCCGTCACGCCAGGGACACGTGGCTTGGAGCACAGCAGCCGGATTCCTCACTTAGCCGTGTCAGCTTGGTGCAGGTTACGAATTACAGGGTGACTTGGAAACccagaaacaaagggaagaagctg GATGGggaagaaaggctgcagagcttcctgcaacGGGCTGCGAGCACAAAGAGCGAGGAGGCAGCGCAAGACCGGACTCAGGAATCGGAACGGTTTTCTTGGGTTTAA